Proteins co-encoded in one Dethiosulfovibrio salsuginis genomic window:
- a CDS encoding ABC transporter permease, whose translation MSVQSSVKVKSEAGLLGIWKRLCKSPLAMFGLFIVGLLIFFAITADFVAPYRYDQQSLMDAFQAPSKEHFFGTDEFGRDIFSRIIYGSRISLQVGLIAVSISVIFGGFLGAVAGYYGGRIDNIIMRCMDILLAIPSILLAIAIAASLGPGLYNMMVAVGISSTPQYARIIRGSVLSLRDQEFVEAAKAVGSSDSRIILKHIIPNCLAPIIVQCTLGVASAILTAAGLSFIGLGIQPPIPEWGAMLSGGREYIRDYAYMTIFPGLAIMITILALNFLGDGLRDVLDPKLRR comes from the coding sequence ATGAGTGTACAGTCTTCCGTAAAAGTAAAAAGCGAAGCAGGACTTCTGGGGATCTGGAAGCGGCTTTGTAAGAGCCCTCTGGCTATGTTTGGTCTGTTTATAGTAGGTCTACTGATCTTCTTTGCTATAACCGCCGATTTTGTCGCCCCTTACAGGTATGATCAGCAAAGCCTGATGGACGCCTTTCAGGCTCCCTCCAAGGAGCATTTCTTCGGCACCGACGAGTTCGGCAGGGATATTTTCAGCAGGATAATCTACGGTTCAAGGATATCCCTTCAGGTTGGCCTGATAGCGGTCTCCATCTCGGTTATCTTCGGTGGCTTTTTAGGAGCGGTGGCGGGCTACTACGGCGGCAGGATAGATAACATTATCATGAGATGTATGGATATCCTCCTGGCGATACCGTCTATACTCCTGGCTATAGCCATCGCCGCCTCCCTGGGGCCCGGTCTCTATAACATGATGGTGGCGGTAGGTATATCCAGCACCCCACAGTATGCCCGTATCATAAGGGGGTCTGTGCTCTCCCTGAGGGATCAGGAGTTCGTCGAGGCGGCGAAGGCTGTCGGTTCCTCCGACTCCAGGATAATCCTTAAGCACATTATCCCTAACTGTCTCGCTCCGATCATCGTTCAGTGTACTCTGGGCGTAGCCAGTGCCATACTGACCGCCGCAGGACTTTCGTTTATCGGGCTTGGTATTCAGCCCCCGATCCCTGAGTGGGGTGCTATGCTTTCCGGCGGACGAGAGTACATTAGAGATTACGCATACATGACCATATTCCCTGGCCTGGCCATAATGATCACTATTTTGGCCCTTAACTTCCTCGGTGACGGCCTCAGGGACGTCCTTGATCCGAAACTAAGAAGGTAG
- the nikB gene encoding nickel ABC transporter permease, translating into MIKYIFKRIVSLIPVMLGVAFIVFTLLYLTPGDPARIVMGEQATEEALHEFREKEGLNDPFFVQFGNYVVKAVTKGDIGRSYMTRRPVFDEIMSAFPATLKLAVSCVIAAVLFGIPIGILSAIKQNSFFDNITRFLAIVGLSMPVFWQGLLLILLFSVKLRWFPSSGFDSWATLVLPTLTLACNPLAVITRMTRSSMLEVVRQDYIRTARSKGQIERIVIWRHALGNALIPIVTVVGLQFGTLLAGAVLTESIFSIPGVGRLMVEAIKMRDYPMVQGGVLFIAITFSLVNLLVDLLYAYVDPRIRAQYK; encoded by the coding sequence GTGATAAAGTATATTTTCAAGAGAATTGTCTCTTTGATTCCGGTTATGCTCGGAGTCGCCTTTATTGTTTTTACTTTGCTTTATTTAACCCCAGGAGATCCTGCCAGGATAGTCATGGGAGAACAGGCCACAGAAGAGGCCCTTCACGAGTTCAGGGAAAAAGAGGGGCTAAACGATCCCTTCTTTGTGCAGTTCGGCAACTACGTCGTTAAGGCGGTCACGAAGGGCGACATAGGTCGCTCCTACATGACCAGACGGCCGGTTTTCGACGAGATAATGAGCGCTTTCCCCGCGACTCTCAAGCTCGCTGTCAGTTGCGTCATCGCGGCGGTCCTTTTTGGAATTCCTATAGGCATTCTGTCGGCCATAAAGCAGAACAGCTTTTTCGACAATATAACCCGATTTTTGGCCATAGTAGGGCTATCTATGCCGGTGTTCTGGCAGGGCCTATTGCTGATCCTTCTTTTCTCCGTAAAGCTTCGGTGGTTTCCCTCCTCTGGCTTTGACTCCTGGGCCACGCTGGTCCTTCCGACGCTGACTTTGGCCTGTAACCCTCTGGCGGTTATAACCAGAATGACCCGCTCCAGCATGTTGGAGGTCGTCAGACAGGACTACATCCGTACCGCTAGATCAAAGGGCCAGATCGAGCGAATCGTCATATGGCGACACGCTCTGGGCAACGCCCTTATCCCTATAGTTACGGTAGTAGGCCTCCAGTTCGGCACGTTGCTGGCCGGTGCGGTTCTCACCGAGTCCATATTCTCAATTCCAGGAGTTGGCCGCCTCATGGTCGAGGCCATTAAGATGAGAGACTATCCTATGGTGCAGGGTGGAGTGCTGTTCATAGCCATCACCTTCAGCTTGGTGAACCTTCTGGTCGATCTTCTCTACGCCTACGTCGATCCAAGGATCCGGGCACAGTACAAGTAG
- a CDS encoding ABC transporter substrate-binding protein yields MKGTRRTKGLTWVVLSAVFLGLMAIPALAKDTLTIANIYDARSLDPIVQNEVAASGAICHINETLIDLDDEGNPIPLLAEEFEQIDPTTYRFVLRKGVKFHNGDPFTAADVLYSIERAKSPLGSAIKQYPEIIESVVAEDDYTVVIKIKYPFTPFWGTMAHTSLAVVNQRAVEEKGDMYPMNPVGTGPFTMKEWVKNDKLVLERFEEYWGDKPAYKTLVMRSVPESVNRTIELETGAVDIAYLIPTADVSRVKDNKDLNVISAYQHSTCFMGFNTAKEPWNDPRVREAVKLALDINGARHAVFRGTGETPVSLVPKTIKYSDQSATMPKRDVERAKQLLAEAGVKLPLKAQIWSNAYKPRVDLAQIFQAQLKEVGIEIEAKVLEWGAYLDGLKLGDHDMYILGWTISSVDPDGIMSGIVHSGGGSNYAKFHDEEIDALIDKGKTMPDGPEREALYMDLQKRLNEQNPYLYLYAEETFYGVKNEVENFIPSARGYHNLAGVSFK; encoded by the coding sequence ATGAAAGGAACAAGGCGCACCAAAGGCTTAACCTGGGTAGTACTCTCAGCGGTTTTCTTGGGGCTCATGGCGATCCCCGCACTGGCGAAGGACACTCTGACTATCGCCAACATCTACGACGCTCGCTCTCTTGACCCCATCGTCCAGAACGAGGTGGCCGCAAGCGGCGCTATCTGCCATATCAACGAGACCCTTATCGATCTCGACGATGAAGGTAACCCTATCCCCCTGTTGGCCGAGGAGTTCGAGCAGATCGACCCCACTACCTACAGGTTCGTTCTCCGCAAGGGCGTCAAGTTCCATAACGGCGATCCCTTCACCGCGGCTGACGTCCTCTACTCCATCGAGAGGGCCAAGAGCCCCTTGGGATCTGCCATAAAGCAGTATCCCGAGATAATCGAGAGTGTTGTGGCCGAGGACGACTACACCGTCGTCATCAAGATAAAGTATCCCTTTACCCCTTTCTGGGGGACCATGGCCCACACCTCTTTGGCCGTAGTCAACCAGAGAGCCGTCGAGGAGAAGGGCGACATGTATCCCATGAACCCCGTGGGAACCGGCCCCTTCACCATGAAGGAATGGGTCAAGAACGACAAGCTGGTCCTTGAGCGTTTCGAGGAGTACTGGGGAGACAAACCCGCTTACAAGACCCTCGTCATGCGTTCCGTCCCTGAGAGCGTCAACCGTACCATCGAGCTCGAGACCGGTGCCGTCGATATCGCTTACCTTATCCCCACTGCCGACGTCTCCAGGGTAAAGGACAACAAGGATCTTAACGTAATCAGCGCCTATCAGCACTCCACCTGCTTCATGGGCTTCAACACCGCCAAAGAGCCTTGGAACGATCCCAGGGTCCGTGAGGCCGTCAAGCTGGCCCTCGATATCAACGGTGCCAGACACGCAGTCTTCCGTGGTACCGGTGAGACTCCTGTCAGCTTAGTTCCCAAGACCATCAAATACTCCGACCAGAGCGCTACTATGCCCAAGAGGGACGTAGAGAGAGCTAAACAGCTCCTCGCCGAAGCGGGAGTCAAGCTGCCCCTTAAGGCCCAGATCTGGTCCAACGCCTACAAGCCCAGAGTCGACCTGGCCCAGATCTTCCAGGCTCAGCTCAAGGAAGTTGGAATAGAGATAGAGGCTAAAGTCCTCGAGTGGGGAGCATACCTCGACGGCCTCAAGCTCGGTGACCACGATATGTACATCCTCGGTTGGACCATCTCCAGCGTCGACCCAGACGGCATCATGTCCGGTATCGTCCATTCCGGTGGAGGATCCAACTACGCCAAATTCCACGACGAAGAGATCGATGCCCTTATCGACAAAGGCAAGACCATGCCCGACGGCCCTGAGAGAGAGGCCCTCTACATGGACCTTCAGAAGCGGCTTAACGAGCAGAACCCCTACCTTTATCTCTATGCCGAGGAGACCTTCTACGGCGTCAAAAACGAAGTGGAGAACTTCATTCCCAGCGCCAGGGGATACCATAACCTCGCTGGCGTGTCCTTTAAGTAA
- a CDS encoding amidohydrolase: MKAIVNAKVITMACGVVENGTIVMDKGKIVSLESGGVVPEGATVLDVEGRIVTPGFIDAHVHAGICEEGVPGAMNAVNEDTSAVTPHVRAIDGINPSDEGFRNAVEAGITCMQILPGSANIIGGTGVIVKPVGNIVDRMVIRAHSGMKAALGENPVNWQGGKGRFPSTRMGNAACMRKAIGDAFDYRAKKEQAEKKGEHFTLDQGMENFLPVLDGTVPMRIHCHRADDICTAIRICDEFGLRYTLEHCTEGHLIADYLAEKKVKAAVGPTATSKTKVEVRDKGWHTLLALKEAGVPFCLITDHPVIPIENLPVAAALAVRAGLDEQTALKALTVEAASHLELEDRLGSIESGKDADLVVWSGDPLDVRSRPVQVFVDGQPQLDW, encoded by the coding sequence GTGAAAGCTATTGTGAACGCCAAGGTCATCACCATGGCCTGTGGCGTGGTGGAGAACGGAACCATAGTGATGGATAAGGGGAAGATAGTCTCTCTAGAGTCCGGTGGGGTGGTCCCAGAGGGAGCTACAGTCCTGGACGTAGAGGGCAGAATCGTCACCCCAGGCTTCATAGACGCCCATGTTCACGCCGGAATCTGCGAGGAAGGTGTTCCCGGAGCCATGAACGCCGTGAACGAGGATACCTCCGCCGTTACCCCCCACGTCAGGGCCATAGACGGCATCAATCCCTCCGACGAGGGGTTTAGGAACGCCGTCGAGGCTGGCATCACCTGTATGCAGATACTGCCTGGGAGCGCCAACATAATCGGTGGGACCGGTGTCATTGTCAAGCCCGTCGGCAACATAGTGGACCGCATGGTCATCAGGGCTCATTCTGGGATGAAGGCTGCCCTAGGCGAGAACCCGGTTAACTGGCAGGGCGGCAAGGGACGGTTCCCCTCCACCAGGATGGGCAACGCCGCCTGTATGAGAAAAGCCATAGGTGACGCGTTTGACTACCGGGCCAAGAAGGAGCAGGCGGAGAAGAAGGGAGAACACTTCACTCTGGATCAGGGAATGGAGAACTTTCTCCCCGTACTGGACGGCACCGTGCCCATGAGGATCCACTGCCATAGGGCCGACGATATATGCACCGCTATTCGGATATGCGACGAGTTTGGCCTTCGCTATACCCTGGAGCACTGCACCGAGGGCCATCTCATAGCGGACTATCTTGCGGAGAAAAAGGTAAAAGCAGCGGTAGGCCCAACGGCGACCAGCAAGACCAAGGTGGAGGTCCGTGACAAAGGCTGGCACACCCTCCTGGCCCTTAAGGAGGCAGGGGTCCCCTTCTGTCTTATAACCGACCATCCTGTCATACCTATAGAAAATCTTCCTGTGGCGGCGGCCCTGGCTGTCAGAGCTGGCCTGGACGAACAGACCGCCCTTAAGGCCCTCACCGTAGAGGCGGCAAGCCATCTCGAGCTTGAGGATCGCCTCGGTTCCATAGAGTCAGGAAAGGACGCCGACCTTGTCGTATGGTCGGGAGATCCACTGGACGTGAGAAGTCGACCTGTCCAGGTTTTCGTGGACGGACAGCCCCAGCTTGACTGGTAA
- a CDS encoding lectin like domain-containing protein produces MKLKNGLVMLTLLLLTLSASAWANEMAPVNPAFQRYMERSKGLSAGDAINGRTPSPVDLSHLAGVSVSGPHGKRGSFPAAYDLRDLGLVTPVRNQNPYGSCWTFSATASLESTALKAGLASPDYSEQFLAYFGYVDQSPSLVGFGNYSASDFPGVMNRGGDDFKAIALLARGTGAVNEADAPYGSVAPSASAPVSRFLRNVFYFYYDSDTRYQKASIENIKQALMSHGAVSVGMYAGDPQTGNWNNSPYFNPSTYASYIPSGNPDGLSVGRANHAVTVVGWDDDYSRSNFNSANLPPYDGAWIVKNSWGSTWGDNGYFYLSYYDAVIDTGAAYVGGDPATYDTVYQYDPLGWTGSFKPSGSVNDTAWMANVFTASEDSDLRAVSFYAGGVGNSYSISVYTGSVSGPISGTKAIDGQVGTLQAPGYYTVPLASSVALTSGQSFSVVVRLTTPGYDSPIAVERRIVGYSDKASASPGQSYFSADGSSWTDMTTFDPTANVCLKAFAVRRSSPAPASLSVTITPAAAVSAGAKWSVDGGGVWNDSGSSLAALAPGDYTVSYRPIRGWTTPSPERINLTSGSSRSLSGIYQEIQVGSLAVTASPLEAKSSSQGWRVSGDAVWASFDVARSIDRGTYRLEFGDVSGDKWYTPVSRDVLITGGETTSVSGVYVKKPDINGGTVSGDPVIAPLDVKITSCDITSADIASLLGLSDIESDSWLLVSDDTHYPVLETMEISLDSGKSSVVLSRSSDVSSSDRTYRRTVTFAFNYETVKYEIPSQPSKGWFSAYSTSDQSFELKDGSDYEKPRSVDGVLRDVKLLTAPLEAKSPAPGPGPAPDPDPSTGGGGCSLGLHPGLLLLALPVIFFRR; encoded by the coding sequence TTGAAACTTAAAAATGGTTTAGTGATGTTGACACTTCTTTTGTTGACCCTGTCCGCCTCGGCCTGGGCAAACGAGATGGCCCCTGTAAACCCGGCTTTTCAGAGGTACATGGAGAGGAGTAAGGGGCTTTCAGCTGGAGATGCTATCAACGGCAGGACCCCATCGCCGGTGGATCTCAGCCACCTGGCAGGAGTGTCGGTTTCTGGCCCTCATGGGAAGAGGGGGAGCTTTCCCGCGGCATACGATCTCAGGGATCTGGGTTTAGTGACTCCCGTCAGAAATCAGAATCCCTACGGTAGTTGCTGGACCTTCAGCGCGACAGCTTCCCTGGAGTCCACTGCCTTAAAGGCGGGACTGGCCAGCCCTGATTACTCTGAGCAGTTTTTAGCCTACTTCGGTTACGTCGATCAGAGTCCTTCTTTGGTGGGGTTTGGCAACTACTCCGCCTCCGATTTTCCCGGAGTAATGAACAGAGGGGGCGACGATTTTAAGGCTATAGCCCTCCTGGCCAGAGGAACCGGTGCGGTTAACGAGGCAGACGCTCCTTATGGATCGGTCGCCCCTTCGGCGTCCGCTCCGGTGAGCAGATTTCTTCGCAATGTTTTTTACTTCTACTATGATTCGGATACTCGATATCAAAAAGCCAGTATCGAGAACATAAAGCAGGCCCTTATGAGCCACGGTGCGGTTTCCGTTGGAATGTATGCTGGTGATCCTCAGACTGGCAACTGGAATAATTCTCCCTACTTCAACCCCTCGACCTACGCCTCTTATATCCCGTCGGGGAACCCTGATGGTCTGTCAGTGGGCAGAGCTAACCATGCGGTGACGGTTGTAGGTTGGGACGATGACTACTCGAGATCAAATTTTAATTCCGCTAATCTACCCCCTTATGATGGAGCCTGGATAGTCAAAAACTCCTGGGGATCGACCTGGGGGGACAACGGCTATTTCTATCTGTCCTATTACGACGCCGTAATAGACACAGGTGCTGCCTACGTAGGCGGAGATCCTGCTACCTACGATACGGTTTATCAGTACGATCCTCTGGGATGGACGGGGTCGTTTAAGCCCTCGGGATCGGTTAACGATACCGCATGGATGGCTAACGTCTTCACCGCATCCGAGGACTCCGATCTAAGAGCGGTGTCCTTCTACGCCGGCGGAGTCGGCAACTCCTACTCCATATCGGTCTACACCGGTTCCGTTTCTGGCCCTATCTCCGGGACGAAGGCCATAGACGGCCAGGTCGGCACCCTTCAGGCCCCTGGATACTACACAGTACCTCTGGCGTCGTCGGTGGCTCTGACCTCGGGGCAGTCTTTCTCCGTCGTGGTCAGGCTAACGACTCCCGGCTACGATAGCCCTATTGCAGTTGAGAGACGGATTGTCGGCTATTCGGACAAGGCATCGGCTTCCCCTGGTCAGAGTTATTTCTCCGCAGACGGGAGCTCCTGGACCGATATGACCACCTTTGATCCGACGGCTAACGTCTGTCTTAAGGCCTTTGCCGTTCGCAGAAGCTCTCCCGCTCCCGCTTCTCTGTCGGTCACAATAACCCCTGCGGCGGCGGTGTCCGCCGGTGCTAAGTGGAGCGTCGACGGCGGTGGTGTATGGAACGACTCAGGTTCCTCTTTGGCGGCTCTCGCTCCTGGAGATTATACGGTCTCCTACAGGCCGATCAGAGGATGGACGACTCCCTCTCCCGAGAGAATCAACCTTACATCAGGATCCTCTAGGTCCCTGTCGGGGATCTACCAGGAAATACAGGTCGGTAGTCTCGCTGTAACCGCCTCTCCTCTGGAGGCTAAAAGCTCGTCCCAAGGTTGGAGGGTCTCTGGTGATGCGGTATGGGCCTCCTTCGACGTGGCGAGGTCGATTGACAGAGGAACCTACAGGCTGGAGTTTGGGGATGTCTCAGGGGATAAGTGGTACACTCCGGTTTCCCGGGACGTGCTAATTACAGGAGGAGAGACTACCTCGGTTTCCGGCGTTTACGTCAAAAAACCCGATATTAACGGAGGAACTGTCTCTGGAGATCCGGTTATAGCTCCTTTGGACGTCAAGATCACAAGCTGCGACATAACCTCCGCTGATATAGCGTCCCTTTTGGGGCTGTCCGATATCGAGAGTGACAGCTGGCTTTTGGTGTCCGATGACACTCACTACCCTGTCTTAGAGACCATGGAAATATCTCTCGATTCCGGCAAGAGCAGCGTAGTTTTAAGTCGTTCTTCCGACGTGTCTTCCTCCGACAGGACCTATAGGCGGACCGTTACCTTTGCTTTTAACTATGAGACTGTCAAATACGAGATTCCATCTCAGCCTTCAAAGGGATGGTTCTCCGCTTATTCCACATCAGACCAGTCTTTTGAGTTGAAAGACGGTAGTGATTACGAGAAGCCAAGAAGTGTCGATGGGGTCTTAAGAGATGTCAAGCTGCTGACCGCCCCTCTGGAGGCAAAGTCCCCTGCTCCTGGGCCTGGTCCCGCTCCTGACCCCGATCCATCGACAGGAGGCGGTGGTTGTTCCTTAGGGCTTCACCCTGGATTGTTGCTATTGGCTTTGCCTGTGATATTCTTCCGTAGATAA
- a CDS encoding purine-nucleoside phosphorylase — MDKFKRSLFGALLAVMVLVGSAFAGEPVKVKVLVMAMFEIGENTGDFAGEFQHWYEGYLMENQPYDVLGAPYPLFVADSGVAGIVTGMGKAQAAATLTAILKDPRFDFSDAYFITSGCAGASPERSTLGSVVWCDAVVDYELGHSWKQSDGVSGEPTFMVMDDFRDAGYIPLNRAMAQKAYDLTKSVELSDDDKAVAYRALYPQKAANAAPSVQMGVSVTSDAYWHGQGSSETADYICSQYDAGTYMVTQMEDNAFAAVLRNFGYLNRYLVVRDVVNFDGPHPDQTVKESLAASSGGFSIGMTNGFKVGSVVVDHILANPGEWSEL, encoded by the coding sequence GTGGATAAGTTCAAACGTAGTTTGTTCGGCGCGCTTTTAGCGGTCATGGTGCTGGTCGGCTCCGCCTTTGCCGGTGAGCCGGTCAAGGTTAAGGTCCTGGTTATGGCGATGTTCGAGATCGGGGAGAACACCGGGGACTTCGCCGGTGAGTTTCAGCACTGGTACGAGGGGTATCTCATGGAGAATCAGCCCTACGACGTGCTAGGTGCTCCCTACCCTCTGTTTGTGGCGGATTCCGGCGTGGCCGGCATCGTGACCGGCATGGGAAAGGCCCAGGCCGCTGCTACCCTCACAGCCATACTTAAAGATCCCCGTTTCGACTTCAGCGACGCCTATTTTATAACCTCCGGCTGTGCCGGTGCGTCGCCGGAGAGAAGCACCCTGGGCTCTGTGGTCTGGTGCGATGCCGTGGTGGACTACGAGCTGGGACACAGCTGGAAACAGTCCGACGGTGTATCCGGTGAGCCGACCTTTATGGTGATGGACGACTTCAGGGACGCCGGCTACATACCCCTAAACAGGGCCATGGCCCAGAAGGCCTACGATCTTACGAAGTCGGTGGAGCTATCCGACGACGATAAAGCCGTCGCATACAGGGCCCTCTATCCCCAGAAGGCGGCAAATGCCGCCCCATCGGTGCAGATGGGGGTCTCCGTGACCAGCGATGCCTACTGGCACGGTCAGGGTTCATCCGAGACCGCCGACTATATCTGCTCCCAGTACGACGCTGGAACCTACATGGTCACACAGATGGAGGACAACGCCTTCGCCGCGGTCCTCCGGAACTTCGGTTATCTGAACAGATACTTGGTCGTTAGGGACGTGGTCAACTTCGACGGGCCCCACCCTGACCAGACCGTCAAGGAGAGCCTCGCCGCCTCCTCCGGTGGGTTTTCCATAGGAATGACAAACGGTTTTAAGGTTGGTTCGGTTGTGGTGGACCACATACTGGCCAATCCCGGAGAGTGGAGCGAGCTTTAG
- a CDS encoding gamma-glutamyltransferase family protein codes for MIKGIDPHRYRYPSRRSLVYGSRGMVATSHPQAAQAGLDVLKKGGNAVDAAVATAAALTVVEPTSNGLGSDCFAIVWKDGRMYGMNGSGPSPKLLTNDLLKRSGLDRLPQMGWFPVCVPGAVGAWAALARRLGRLGLSESLAPAVDLARSGVAVPPVVAHNWDLASVKYDKQADNPELASWFDTFLPDGRSPKPGQIVKLHNHARTLEAIANSDGESFYRGEIADRIAGFSKKTGGLLDLPDLGDYRPKWVEPISVNYRDTTVWELPPNGQGLVALLALGILDGMEAGEWDDPLAVHRRIEAIKLAFADGQRYICDPDRGDIPVEELLSPDYLTSRRDLIGDRAIRPEAGDPHSGGTVYVAVADGNGTMVSLIQSNYTGFGSGVVVPGTGIALNNRGLGFSMEPGHPNELAPGKRPYHTIIPGFLSRGDEPIGPFGVMGAYMQPQGHLQVLTGMLDHGMNPQEALDAPRWQWTGGLDVTVEPSFPSDLAQALERLAHRVSISLNSDSFGRGQMVFRTSDGSLVGATEPRADGTVATW; via the coding sequence ATGATTAAAGGAATAGATCCTCATCGTTATCGTTATCCATCGAGAAGGTCCTTGGTTTACGGTTCTAGGGGAATGGTGGCGACGTCCCATCCCCAGGCGGCTCAGGCCGGTCTGGACGTGCTTAAAAAGGGCGGCAACGCCGTGGACGCAGCGGTGGCCACCGCCGCCGCTCTCACGGTGGTGGAGCCCACCAGCAATGGCCTCGGGAGCGACTGTTTCGCCATAGTCTGGAAGGACGGCAGGATGTACGGAATGAACGGAAGCGGTCCGTCCCCTAAGCTTCTGACCAATGATCTGCTCAAACGGAGTGGGCTAGACCGTCTGCCTCAGATGGGATGGTTTCCGGTCTGTGTTCCCGGGGCAGTCGGAGCCTGGGCCGCACTGGCAAGGAGGTTGGGACGCCTTGGCCTCTCTGAGTCCTTGGCCCCTGCCGTAGATCTGGCTAGATCGGGGGTCGCAGTTCCTCCTGTGGTGGCCCATAACTGGGATCTCGCGTCGGTGAAGTACGACAAGCAGGCGGATAACCCCGAATTGGCATCGTGGTTCGACACCTTTTTGCCCGATGGTCGTTCTCCAAAACCGGGGCAAATCGTTAAGCTCCATAATCACGCTAGGACCCTTGAAGCCATCGCCAACTCGGATGGAGAGTCTTTCTACAGAGGGGAGATCGCCGATAGGATAGCCGGTTTTTCCAAAAAGACCGGTGGGCTGTTGGATCTTCCCGACCTGGGAGATTACAGGCCCAAATGGGTTGAGCCTATCTCGGTCAACTACAGGGACACTACTGTGTGGGAGCTGCCCCCTAACGGTCAGGGGCTGGTCGCACTTCTGGCCCTTGGGATACTGGACGGTATGGAGGCAGGGGAGTGGGACGATCCTCTCGCCGTCCATCGCAGGATCGAGGCGATAAAGCTGGCCTTCGCCGATGGACAGAGGTATATATGCGACCCCGACAGAGGGGATATTCCCGTGGAGGAGCTCCTTTCCCCGGACTATCTGACATCCCGTAGGGATCTGATAGGGGATAGAGCCATACGTCCCGAGGCAGGGGATCCTCACAGCGGGGGGACGGTTTACGTGGCGGTCGCCGACGGCAACGGGACGATGGTGTCCCTCATTCAGAGCAACTACACAGGGTTCGGTTCAGGAGTCGTAGTTCCCGGAACCGGCATAGCCCTCAATAACCGAGGACTGGGTTTCTCCATGGAGCCGGGCCATCCCAACGAGCTGGCCCCAGGAAAGAGGCCATATCACACCATAATCCCCGGATTCCTCAGCAGAGGTGACGAGCCTATAGGTCCCTTTGGGGTCATGGGGGCCTATATGCAGCCTCAGGGACATCTACAGGTTCTGACCGGGATGCTTGACCATGGTATGAACCCCCAGGAGGCACTGGACGCCCCCAGGTGGCAGTGGACCGGAGGGCTTGACGTTACCGTGGAGCCGTCGTTTCCGTCGGATCTGGCCCAGGCCCTGGAGAGGTTGGCCCATAGGGTATCGATATCGCTGAACTCAGACTCTTTTGGAAGGGGACAGATGGTTTTCAGGACCTCCGATGGCAGCCTGGTCGGAGCCACCGAACCCAGGGCCGACGGCACCGTCGCGACGTGGTGA